The Echinicola jeungdonensis genome segment AGGGTTCCAATAATAGAAAAAGTCAACCCCAGACCGGCGATGACCAATGGCAATAAAATGGGAGCAATTCCCCCCATTTGATCATTGGAAACAATTTCTCTTCCTAATACCATGGAAGCAAGTATGGTGGCCACATAAGAACCAAAAAGATCAGCACCCATACCTGCAACATCTCCCACATTGTCCCCCACATTATCTGCTATCGTGGCAGGATTTCTCACATCATCTTCTGGAATCCCTGCTTCCACTTTCCCAACCAAATCAGCCCCTACATCAGCTGCTTTGGTGTAAATTCCCCCACCTACTCGGGCAAAAAGCGCAATGGACTCTGCACCAAGGGAAAAGCCTGCCAATACTTCCAATGCTTTTTCCATTTCCAAACCATTGACATTTCCATTGGTGGAAAGAACATATACATTATAAAAAACAATAAAGAGAGCCCATCCCCAAGACCGCCAAACCGGCAACCCCCAGGCCCATTACTGATCCGCCAGTAAAGGAAACCTTAAGGGCTTGTTTTAAACTTCCCTTAGCAGCTTCAGTGGTCCTTACATTAGCCTTGGTGGCGATTCGCATTCCAATGAAACCTGCAAAGGCAGATAAAAAAGCCCCTATAACGAATGATACTGCAATTACCGGACTGGAATTTTCAACAAGAGTACCTGACCAGGCCAATATTAATCCGGCAATGACCACAAAGTAAAAAAGAACTTTCCATTCGGATTTTAAAAATGCCATGGCCCCTTTGGCAATGTGGTGGGATAATTCAACCATGGTCTCCTCTCCTTTTGGCTGGTTATTGACCCAGGCCGATTTGAAGGCCATTACGATTAAACCCAATATCCCCAGTGCAGGGACAACGTATATCAAATTTTCCATAAACAGTCAGTGATTTTTATTCGGTTCATACCCTAACAAATATATTATTATTCAACTACGAAACAATTAATTATAAACCATCTGTTTTACCGGGATTAACCATATAATCCCTCAAAAACATCCTAAACCATTAAAACATTATATAATAATATGATTATCCGCAATCATGCCAGTAAGGATAAATGGAAGCAATAATGAGCCGGTCAAAAAGTTTTTGACCGAAATATTTTCTGTTGAGCTTATAACTAAACTCATCAAGATAGTTTTGCATCATCCTTTCACTTATCATATGGTATGTCTGCAGCTGTTTCTTTAAATTACTTATGGCTATATGAACCCATTTGAGGTTAAAATGGCCTTTATCAGTTCCAGAGACCTCTCTGACATGAACCTCAATACAGTCACCCAGATCTGAGAAGGTGGTACTCTTATCTGTTTGAAGCACTGAGTCCTGATCAATGAATTCTTTGACCAGACCTTGGGCTGTTTTTGCCTCTAAGTTCTTTATCTTCTTCATTTTAAAATATCTACAGCTCTTTTCAAGCTTTCCGGATTCAGGGTTTTCTAAAACTGTCGATTCGGCCATTACCGCTACAATGGACTGTTTTTGACTGCCCCTGCCTCTTTTGAGCTTGTTTTGGGATTTGGCTTTGGTGGCTTTTCCTACAAAGGCCTCATCATATTCTACCATATCCTCAAGCCTATAGATATCATCGCGTTGTCCCATGACCTTCCTGAGTTTATGGTACATCCTGAAAACAGGTTCATACCGCTTCATCCCAAGCTGCCTTTGTAGCTCTGAGGCACTGAAGCTCTTCTTAGTGGCGGTTATGAAGGTCATGGCCAGCAGCCAGGTCCTAATTGGAAGGTTGCTGTTTTCCATAACAGTACCACTCTTGATGCTGGTCCTGAACCCACATGAAGCACATTGAAAGGACTTCTTGTTTTCAAGCCAATAATGACGGTTACAGCTGCACCGTTTGCAAATGATGCCCGATTTTGTCCTTTGTTCTCTAATGAACTTAATACAGGAAGACTCGTCAGGAAACCGATTAATGAAGTTGATTATATTCATGGTCAAAACCGTTTATTTTGACCCAATTTATACAGAGTAATAACTTAACTAAAGCTATTGACACTAACTGTCACTTTTAATTTATTTGGCTACTGGTGTCATTGCGGATATACATATATAATAATAAAAATTATTTAATTTCAATTGAATAGATACCAATTAATGGGGCTTTTTATTATTAAATATGTACTTGATTCAAAAGAGTTGCTTTAAAATAAAAGAGTCTGTTTTTTTAAAGCGACTCACAAAAAAGTTAAGGAAGGTTAACCTTTATCTTTTCTTTTGAACGGCCTCTTAATGATCAACCCTTGATGCAGTTTGAACTTTATCTTTCAAAACCTAACTTTATCGTTTTAAGAAACAGATATTATGAAAGCCATAGTTATTTCTCAGCCAGGAAACCCGAAGTTTTACAAATTCAGGAAAAGCCTGTCCCCAAACCCCTGCCAGGAGAAGTCTTGATTAAAGTCAAAGCTGCGGGCATAAACAGACCTGATGTCATTCAAAGGAAAGGGTATTACCCTGCTCCTCCCGGAGTTCCTGCCGATATTCCTGGTTTGGAAGTTTCCGGGACCATCACCGCCATAGGGGATGGAGTGAATAAATGGAAATTAGGAGATGAGGTCTGTGCACTGATTGCGGGAGGAGGCTATGCAGAATATGTCCAGGCACCTGCAGAGCAATGCCTTCCCATTCCTGGTGGGGTTTCCCTAATAGATGCTGCTGCATTGCCGGAAACCTTTTTTACTGTTTGGAATAATATATTTGATATAGCCGATTTCCAAAACGGGGAAACCGTTTTGGTCCATGGAGGAAGCAGCGGGATTGGGGTAACAGCCATTCAGATGATCAAAGCCCTTGGAGGAAAAGTTTTTGTTACTGCGGGAACAAAGGAGAAATGTAATTTTTGTGAAAAACTGGGAGCGGAAAAAGCTATCAATTACCAAGAGGAAGACTATGAAGAAGAAATTCTCAAGGCAACAGGCAATGATGGAGTGGATATTATCCTGGATATGATCGGTGGTTCATATGCAGCCAAAAATATCAGGATCCTACGCCCAAAAGGGCGGTTGGTCATGATCAATTCCATGAAAGGAAAAATAGGGGAAGTGGATTTACTTCAAATCATGAAAAAGCAGCTTGTACTGACTGGAAGCACCCTTAGGGCAAAGCCAGTGGCGTATAAAGCCAAAATAGCCCAAAACTTAAAAAACCAAGTTTGGCCATTTTTCCCGGAAAAAATCAAGCCCATCATTTATAAGACCTTTCCCCTACAAGAGGCCGCAAAGGCCCATGAACTGATGGAAAGCAGCAGGCATATTGGCAAAATCCTTTTGCAGGTTCCGGAGGAGGTTTAAAAAAGGTTTCCACTTTTCTGGGGAAGAACAATAAATAAAAACTGAAATAATCCAAAAAAATCAACTTTGTGAAACCTTTTCACTAAAATACATGTATATACATATAAATTAAAAAAAGGACTTTATCATGAACAATTCCCAAAATGAAGCCATAAAAAAGATCAGGCAATTAGGTTTCCAATGGCAAACCCAGGACCCATTTTT includes the following:
- a CDS encoding IS1595 family transposase codes for the protein MNIINFINRFPDESSCIKFIREQRTKSGIICKRCSCNRHYWLENKKSFQCASCGFRTSIKSGTVMENSNLPIRTWLLAMTFITATKKSFSASELQRQLGMKRYEPVFRMYHKLRKVMGQRDDIYRLEDMVEYDEAFVGKATKAKSQNKLKRGRGSQKQSIVAVMAESTVLENPESGKLEKSCRYFKMKKIKNLEAKTAQGLVKEFIDQDSVLQTDKSTTFSDLGDCIEVHVREVSGTDKGHFNLKWVHIAISNLKKQLQTYHMISERMMQNYLDEFSYKLNRKYFGQKLFDRLIIASIYPYWHDCG
- a CDS encoding NAD(P)H-quinone oxidoreductase — encoded protein: MQFELYLSKPNFIVLRNRYYESHSYFSARKPEVLQIQEKPVPKPLPGEVLIKVKAAGINRPDVIQRKGYYPAPPGVPADIPGLEVSGTITAIGDGVNKWKLGDEVCALIAGGGYAEYVQAPAEQCLPIPGGVSLIDAAALPETFFTVWNNIFDIADFQNGETVLVHGGSSGIGVTAIQMIKALGGKVFVTAGTKEKCNFCEKLGAEKAINYQEEDYEEEILKATGNDGVDIILDMIGGSYAAKNIRILRPKGRLVMINSMKGKIGEVDLLQIMKKQLVLTGSTLRAKPVAYKAKIAQNLKNQVWPFFPEKIKPIIYKTFPLQEAAKAHELMESSRHIGKILLQVPEEV